A single region of the Geobacillus subterraneus genome encodes:
- the prfB gene encoding peptide chain release factor 2 (programmed frameshift), with product MIDLVEIKQELEKMAKRLAEIRGSLDLETKQARIRELEEQMAAPGFWDDQKAAQAVISEANALKERVGEFESLEERFENLEVTYELLKEEPDDELQAELVAEAKKLTKDFSAFELQLLLNEPYDQNNAILELHPGAGGTESQDWASMLLRMYTRWAEKKGFKVEMLDYLPGEEAGVKSVTLLIKGHNAYGYLKAEKGVHRLVRISPFDASGRRHTSFVSCEVVPEMDDNIEIEIRPEELKIDTYRSSGAGGQHVNTTDSAVRITHLPTGIVVTCQSERSQIKNREKAMNMLKAKLYQKKMEEQQAELAELRGEQKEIGWGNQIRSYVFHPYSLVKDHRTNVEVGNVQAVMDGEIDVFIDAYLRAKLK from the exons ATGATCGATTTGGTGGAAATTAAGCAAGAGTTAGAGAAAATGGCTAAGCGATTAGCGGAAATCAGGGGGTCTCTT GACCTCGAAACAAAGCAGGCGCGCATTCGTGAACTAGAAGAGCAAATGGCCGCACCCGGCTTTTGGGATGACCAGAAAGCGGCGCAGGCGGTCATTTCCGAAGCGAATGCGCTCAAAGAACGAGTCGGCGAGTTTGAATCGCTTGAAGAACGGTTTGAGAACTTGGAAGTGACGTACGAGTTGTTGAAAGAGGAGCCGGATGACGAGCTGCAGGCTGAGCTTGTAGCAGAGGCGAAAAAATTGACGAAAGACTTCAGCGCGTTTGAGCTGCAGCTGTTGCTCAATGAGCCGTACGACCAAAATAACGCCATTTTGGAGCTTCACCCGGGCGCGGGCGGCACGGAATCGCAAGACTGGGCGTCGATGCTGCTGCGCATGTACACGCGCTGGGCGGAGAAAAAAGGATTTAAAGTCGAAATGCTTGATTATCTCCCGGGCGAGGAAGCCGGGGTGAAAAGCGTCACTTTGCTCATTAAAGGGCATAACGCGTACGGCTACTTAAAGGCGGAAAAAGGGGTGCACCGGCTTGTGCGCATCTCCCCGTTTGACGCCTCAGGCCGCCGCCATACGTCGTTCGTGTCATGCGAAGTCGTGCCGGAGATGGACGACAACATTGAAATTGAGATTCGTCCGGAAGAGCTGAAAATCGACACGTACCGCTCCAGCGGCGCGGGCGGGCAGCACGTCAACACGACCGACTCGGCGGTGCGCATCACCCACTTGCCGACCGGGATTGTCGTCACGTGCCAGTCGGAGCGGTCGCAAATTAAAAACCGCGAAAAAGCGATGAATATGTTAAAGGCGAAGCTGTATCAAAAGAAAATGGAGGAGCAGCAAGCCGAACTCGCTGAACTGCGCGGCGAGCAAAAAGAAATCGGCTGGGGCAACCAAATCCGCTCCTACGTCTTCCATCCGTACTCGCTCGTGAAAGACCACCGGACGAACGTCGAGGTCGGCAACGTGCAAGCGGTGATGGATGGGGAAATCGATGTGTTCATAGACGCGTATTTGCGCGCGAAGTTGAAGTAA
- the secA gene encoding preprotein translocase subunit SecA, with the protein MLGVLKKVFDPNKRQLARLEKIADQVDALGPEMARLSDEQLRQKTEEFKARYRQGESLDDLLVEAFAVVREGAKRVLGLYPYKVQIMGGVVLHEGDIAEMKTGEGKTLTATMPVYLNALTGRGVHVVTVNEYLASRDATEMGELYKFLGLTVGLNLSGMSREEKQAAYNADITYGTNNEFGFDYLRDNMVLYKEHMVQRPLYFAVVDEVDSILIDEARTPLIISGTAQKSTKLYVQANAFVRTLRKDVDYTYDEKSKSVQLTEEGMNKAERAFGIDNLFDLKHVTLNHHIQLALRAHVTMQRDVDYVVQDGKVIIVDPFTGRLMHGRRYSDGLHQAIEAKEGLEIQNESMTLATITFQNYFRMYEKLAGMTGTAKTEEEEFRNIYNMRVVVIPTNRPVIREDRPDLIYRTMEGKFRAVVEDIAARHAKGQPVLVGTVAIETSELLSEMLKKRGIPHNVLNAKNHAKEAEIIAQAGQKGAVTIATNMAGRGTDIKLGEGVKELGGLAVIGTERHESRRIDNQLRGRSGRQGDPGVSQFYLSLEDELMRRFGSESLMAMMDRLGMDDSQPIQSKMVTRAVESAQKRVEGNNFDARKQLLQYDDVLREQREIIYRQRFEVLDADNLRGIVEKMIQSVIERVVNAHTPKEDLPEEWNLKGLVDYLNAHLLPEGDVTESDLRGKEPEEMIELIWKKVKARYDEKETHIPSEQMREFERVIVLRAVDMKWMNHIDAMEQLRQGIHLRAYGQVDPLREYQMEGYAMFENMIASIEEEVATYMMKAEIHHNLERQEVAKGEAVHPKEDGEEPKKKPVRKAVRVGRNDPCPCGSGKKYKHCCGRAV; encoded by the coding sequence ATGCTTGGAGTCTTAAAAAAGGTATTCGACCCGAACAAGCGCCAGTTGGCACGGCTTGAGAAGATCGCAGACCAAGTCGATGCGCTCGGGCCGGAGATGGCGCGATTGTCGGATGAACAGCTGCGGCAAAAGACCGAGGAGTTTAAAGCCCGCTACCGGCAGGGCGAATCGCTGGATGATCTGCTTGTGGAAGCGTTCGCGGTTGTGCGCGAAGGGGCGAAGCGCGTTCTCGGCTTATATCCATATAAAGTACAAATTATGGGCGGTGTCGTCCTCCATGAAGGCGACATCGCCGAGATGAAAACCGGGGAAGGGAAAACGTTGACGGCGACGATGCCGGTCTACTTAAACGCCTTGACTGGGCGCGGGGTGCATGTGGTCACCGTCAACGAATATTTGGCGTCGCGCGACGCGACGGAAATGGGTGAGCTGTACAAGTTTTTAGGATTGACAGTCGGCTTGAATTTAAGCGGCATGTCGCGCGAGGAGAAACAGGCGGCGTACAACGCCGATATTACGTACGGGACGAACAACGAGTTCGGCTTTGACTATTTGCGCGACAACATGGTGCTGTATAAAGAGCACATGGTGCAGCGCCCGCTTTATTTTGCCGTTGTTGACGAGGTTGACTCGATTTTGATCGATGAGGCGCGGACGCCGCTCATCATTTCCGGAACGGCGCAAAAGTCGACGAAGCTGTATGTGCAGGCGAATGCGTTCGTGCGCACGCTCCGCAAAGATGTTGATTATACGTATGATGAAAAATCGAAAAGCGTCCAGCTGACCGAGGAAGGGATGAACAAAGCCGAGCGGGCGTTTGGCATCGACAACCTATTTGATTTGAAACATGTCACGCTCAACCATCATATTCAGCTGGCGCTGCGGGCGCATGTGACGATGCAGCGCGATGTCGATTACGTCGTGCAAGACGGCAAAGTGATCATCGTCGACCCGTTCACCGGGCGCTTGATGCACGGCCGCCGCTACAGCGACGGGCTCCATCAGGCGATCGAGGCGAAGGAAGGCTTGGAGATTCAAAACGAGTCGATGACGCTTGCCACGATTACATTCCAAAACTACTTCCGCATGTATGAAAAATTGGCGGGGATGACCGGGACGGCGAAAACGGAGGAAGAGGAGTTCCGCAACATTTACAACATGCGCGTCGTCGTCATTCCGACAAACCGTCCGGTCATTCGTGAAGACCGTCCTGATTTGATTTACCGGACGATGGAAGGGAAATTCCGCGCGGTCGTTGAGGACATCGCCGCCCGCCATGCGAAAGGGCAGCCGGTGTTGGTCGGCACGGTGGCGATCGAGACGTCGGAGCTATTGTCTGAGATGCTGAAAAAACGAGGCATTCCGCATAACGTCTTAAACGCGAAAAACCATGCGAAAGAGGCGGAGATCATTGCCCAAGCGGGGCAGAAAGGCGCGGTGACGATCGCGACGAACATGGCCGGGCGCGGGACGGACATTAAGCTCGGCGAAGGGGTCAAGGAGCTTGGCGGGTTGGCTGTCATTGGCACGGAGCGGCATGAAAGCCGACGGATCGACAACCAGCTGCGCGGCCGTTCCGGACGCCAAGGCGACCCGGGGGTGTCGCAGTTTTACTTGTCGCTTGAAGACGAGCTGATGCGCCGCTTCGGCTCCGAGAGCTTGATGGCGATGATGGATCGGCTCGGCATGGACGATTCGCAGCCGATTCAAAGCAAAATGGTGACACGGGCGGTCGAGTCGGCGCAAAAACGGGTGGAAGGCAACAACTTTGACGCCCGCAAACAGCTGCTTCAGTACGACGATGTGCTGCGCGAACAGCGGGAAATCATTTATCGCCAGCGCTTTGAGGTCCTTGATGCCGACAATTTGCGCGGCATTGTCGAAAAAATGATCCAGTCAGTCATCGAGCGCGTTGTCAACGCTCATACGCCGAAAGAAGATTTGCCGGAAGAGTGGAACCTAAAAGGGCTCGTTGATTATCTCAATGCCCACTTGCTTCCGGAGGGCGATGTGACGGAAAGCGATTTGCGCGGCAAAGAGCCGGAAGAAATGATCGAGCTCATTTGGAAGAAAGTGAAAGCGCGCTATGATGAAAAAGAAACGCACATTCCGTCCGAGCAAATGCGCGAATTTGAACGGGTCATCGTGCTGCGCGCTGTCGATATGAAATGGATGAACCATATCGATGCGATGGAGCAGCTCCGCCAAGGCATCCATTTGCGCGCTTACGGACAGGTTGATCCGCTCCGCGAATACCAAATGGAAGGCTATGCGATGTTTGAAAACATGATCGCGTCGATCGAAGAGGAAGTCGCGACGTATATGATGAAGGCGGAAATCCATCATAACCTCGAGCGCCAGGAAGTGGCGAAAGGCGAGGCGGTTCACCCGAAAGAAGATGGCGAGGAGCCGAAGAAAAAACCGGTCCGCAAGGCGGTGCGCGTCGGCCGCAACGACCCGTGCCCGTGCGGCAGCGGGAAAAAATATAAACATTGTTGCGGAAGAGCGGTATAA
- a CDS encoding type II toxin-antitoxin system RelE family toxin, with protein sequence MNSGYKLIYRKAAVKFIARQEKEVQERLASGLQGLLVIPPQGDIKRLKGQDGLYRLRIGTYRVLFRIDHEERIIYIEAIGNRGDVY encoded by the coding sequence GTGAATTCGGGCTACAAGTTGATCTACCGTAAGGCCGCAGTCAAATTCATCGCTAGGCAAGAAAAAGAGGTTCAAGAACGGTTGGCCTCTGGGTTGCAAGGTCTGCTAGTGATCCCACCGCAGGGGGATATTAAAAGGTTGAAGGGGCAGGATGGATTATATCGGCTGCGAATCGGAACATATCGTGTGTTATTTCGTATCGATCATGAAGAACGAATCATCTATATTGAGGCGATCGGCAACCGTGGGGATGTGTATTGA